One genomic region from Streptomyces venezuelae encodes:
- a CDS encoding SDR family NAD(P)-dependent oxidoreductase: protein MANQVTGRAAGRLADRVCVITGAASGIGRATAERFLSEGARVVAADLDGKRLATLEGVVPVIGDVSVAQDARRMIDTAVERYGRLDVLVANAGVIPLLDITEAEPADFDAVMAVDGRGMFLTCKYAIEAMLVSGGGAIVCTSSISGVAGQARQAVYGPAKFVATGLTKHLAVEWAERGIRVNAVAPGTIETERVTAARVEPGGPEYLSEVLGAHPMARFGTPEEVAAAILFLASDEASFITGAILPVDGGYLAR, encoded by the coding sequence ATGGCGAACCAGGTGACGGGACGGGCCGCGGGGCGGCTGGCGGACCGGGTGTGCGTGATCACGGGAGCGGCGAGCGGGATCGGCCGCGCGACGGCGGAGCGGTTCCTCTCCGAGGGGGCGCGCGTGGTGGCCGCGGACCTCGACGGGAAACGGCTGGCGACGCTGGAAGGGGTGGTTCCCGTGATCGGCGACGTCTCCGTCGCACAGGACGCCCGGCGGATGATCGACACGGCGGTGGAGCGCTACGGACGGCTCGACGTGCTCGTGGCCAACGCCGGCGTCATCCCGCTGCTCGACATCACCGAGGCCGAGCCGGCCGACTTCGACGCGGTCATGGCCGTCGACGGCCGGGGCATGTTCCTGACCTGCAAGTACGCGATCGAGGCCATGCTCGTCTCGGGCGGCGGGGCGATCGTGTGCACGTCGTCGATCTCGGGGGTCGCCGGGCAGGCGCGGCAGGCGGTCTACGGCCCCGCGAAGTTCGTCGCCACCGGGCTGACCAAGCACCTGGCGGTGGAGTGGGCGGAGCGCGGGATCCGGGTGAACGCGGTGGCCCCGGGCACGATCGAGACGGAGCGGGTCACCGCCGCCCGCGTGGAACCCGGCGGCCCCGAGTACCTCTCCGAGGTTCTCGGCGCCCATCCGATGGCCCGCTTCGGCACCCCGGAGGAGGTGGCCGCCGCCATCCTCTTCCTGGCCTCGGACGAGGCGTCCTTCATCACAGGTGCGATCCTCCCGGTGGACGGCGGCTACCTGGCCCGCTGA